Proteins found in one Scomber scombrus chromosome 15, fScoSco1.1, whole genome shotgun sequence genomic segment:
- the LOC133995672 gene encoding NLR family CARD domain-containing protein 3-like, which translates to MKSDWSMASPLHFKSERDLQQSLEVPSDQSTQQHPTPMDSIFTLLEENIFTFVKNELKNMQKVLCPDNPECLDSHEDHEEVLDGEEEERRSSRDAFLKITLHFLKTMKQEELAERLQSRTRVAEGRHKLKSNLKKKFQCLFEGIAKAGNPTLVNQIYTPLYITEGGTAEVNDEHEIRQIETASRKPDRPETTIRQEDIFKASPGRDEPIRTVMTKGVAGIGKTVLTQKFTLDWAEEKANQDIHFTFPFTFRELNVLKEKKYSLVELVHHFFTETKEAGICRFEEFQVVFIFDGLDECRLPLDFHNNEILTDVTESTSVDVLLTNLIRGKLLPSARLWITTRPAAANQIPPECVGMVTEIRGFTDPQKEEYFSRRLIDEKQASTIISHIKTSRSLHIMCHIPVFCWITATVLEDVLKSREGEQLPKTLTEMYIHFLVVQSKVKNIKYHGGAETDPHWSPESRKMIESLGKLAFEQLQKGNLIFYESDLTECGIDIRAASVYSGVFTQVFKEERGLYQDKVFCFVHLSVQEFLAALHVHLTFINSGVNLLTGKQTKSQKSKTLRNKSELFYQRAVDEALQSPNGHLDLFLRFLLGLSLQTNQTLLRGLLTQTGSSSQTNQETVDHIKKKISENVSAERSINLFHCLNELNDRSLEEEIQQYLRSGSLSTDKLSPAQWSALVFILLSSGKDLDVFDLKKYSASEEALLRLLPVVKASNKALLSLCKLSERSCAALSSVLSSQSSSLRDLDLSNNNLQDSGMKLLSNGLKSPHCTLETLRLSGCLITEEGCASLASALSSNPSHLRELDLSCNHPGDSGEKLLSAGLEDPHWRLDTLSLQPGGVQWLKPGLKKYSCELTLDPNTANRELKLSDNNRKVKHVEEVQSYPDHPERFDCRPQLLCRDGVTGHCYWEVEWRGKVHVSVSYRGISRKGDSDDCRFGGNDQSWSLFCSDDGYSVWHNNRITSIPSSSSSSSSVSHRVAVYVDYPAGSLTLYRVSSDTLIHLHTFNTTFTEPLYAGFGFWSDWFGSSVSLCSLQEGESAPENLYHVI; encoded by the exons atgaagagtgactggtccaTGGCTTCCCCTCTACATTTTAAGAGTGAAAG AGATCTGCAGCAGAGCTtagaggttcccagtgatcagtctaCCCAGCAGCATCCAACCCCCATGGACTCCATATTCAcg ctgctggaggagaacatcttcacttttgtgaagaacgagctgaagaacATGCAGAAGGTTCTATGTCCAGAtaacccagaatgcttagacaGTCATGAGGATCATGAGGAAGTTTTGgatggtgaggaggaagagaggaggagcagcagagatgcgtttctgaagatcacactgcacttcctgaagacaatgaagcaggaggagctggctgagcgtctgcagagca gaactcgtGTTGCAGAGGGTCGACATAAACTGAAGTCCAACCtgaagaagaagttccagtgtctgtttgaggggatcgctaaagcaggaaacccaacccttgtgaatcagatctacacaccgctctacatcacagagggagggactgcagaggtcaatgatgaacatgagatcagacagattgaaacagcatccaggaaaccagacagaccagaaacaacaatcagacaagaagacatctttaaagcctcacctggaagagatgaaccaatcagaacagtgatgacaaagggagtggctggcattgggaaaacagtcttaacacagaagttcactctggactgggctgaagaaaaagccaaccaggacatacacttcacatttccattcactttcagagagttgaatgtgctgaaagagaaaaagtacagcttggtggaacttgttcatcacttctttactgaaaccaaagaagcaggaatctgcaggtttgaagagttccaggttgtgttcatctttgacggtctggatgagtgtcgacttcctctggacttccacaacaatgagatcctgactgatgttacagagtccacatcagtggatgtgctgctgacaaacctcatcagggggaaactgcttccctctgctcgcctctggataaccacacgacctgcagcagccaatcagatccctcctgagtgtgtcggcatggtgacagagatCAGAGgattcactgacccacagaaggaggagtacttcagcaGGAGATTGATAGATGAgaagcaggccagcaccatcatctcccacatcaagacatcacgaagcctccacattatgtgccacatcccagtcttctgctggatcactgctacagttctggaggatgtgttgaaaagcagagagggagaacagcTGCCCAAGACcttgactgagatgtacatccacttcctggtggttcagtccaaaGTGAAGAATATCAAGTAtcatggaggagctgagacagatccacactggagtccagagagcaggaagatgattgagtctctgggaaaactggcttttgagcagctgcagaaaggcaaccttatcttctatgaatcagacctgacagagtgtggcatcgatatcagagcagcttcagtgtactcaggagtgttcacacaggtctttaaagaggagagaggactgtaccaggacaaggtgttctgcttcgtccatttgagtgttcaggagtttctggctgctcttcatgtccatctgacgtTCATCAactctggagtcaatctgctgacaggaaaacagacaaaatccCAGAAATCTAAAACATTAAGAAACAAATCTGAACTCTTCTACCAGAGAGCTGTAGATGAGGCCTTgcagagtccaaatggacacctggacttgttcctccgtttcctcctgggtctttcactgcagaccaatcagactctcctacgaggtctgctgacacagacaggaagtagctcacaaaccaatcaggaaacagttgaccacatcaagaagaagatcagtgagaatgtgtctgcagagagaagcatcaatctgttccactgtctgaatgaactgaatgatcgttctctagaggaggagatccaacagtacctgagatcaggaagtctctccacagataaactgtctcctgctcagtggtcagctctggtcttcatcttactgtcatcaggaaaagatctggacgtgtttgacctgaagaaatactctgcttcagaggaggctcttctgaggctgctgccagtggtcaaagcctccaacaaagctct GCTGAGTTTGTGTaagctctcagagagaagctgtgcagctctgtcctcagttctcagctcacAGTCCTccagtctgagagatctggacctgagtaacaacaacctgcaggattcaggaatGAAGCTTCTGTCTAATGGACTgaagagtccacactgtacactggaaactctcag gttgtcaggatgtctgatcacagaggaaggctgtgcttctctggcctcagctctgagctccaacccgtcccatctgagagagctggacctgagctgcaatcatccaggagactcaggagagaagcttctgtctgctggactggaggatccacactggagactggacactctcag cctgcagcctgGTGGAGTCCAATGGTTGAAACCAGGTCTGAagaagt ATTCCTGTGAACTcacactggatccaaacacagcgaACAGAGagctcaaactgtctgacaacaacaggaaggtgaaaCATGTGGAGGAGGTTCAGTCCTACCCTGATCATCCAGAGAGATTCGACTGCcggcctcagctgctgtgtagagaTGGTGTCACTGGTcactgttactgggaggtcgagtggagaggaaaGGTTCAtgtatcagtgagttacagaggaatcagcaggaaaggagACAGTGATGACTGCAGATTTGGAgggaatgatcagtcctggagtctgttctgctctgatgatggttactctgtctggcacaataacagaataacatccatcccctcctcctcctcctcctcctcctctgtctctcacagagtagcagtgtatgtggactatCCTGCTGGCTCTCTGACcctctacagagtctcctctgacacactgatccacctccacaccttcaacaccacgttcactgaacctctgtatgctgggtttgggTTCTGGTCTGACTGGTTTGgctcctcagtgtctctgtgttctCTGCAGGAGGGAGAGTCTGCCCCTGAGAATCTGTATCATGTTATTTAG